In the genome of Gloeotrichia echinulata CP02, one region contains:
- a CDS encoding putative 2-dehydropantoate 2-reductase produces the protein MSELRYAILGTGALGGFYGAKLQKAGLDVHYLLKSDYEQVSKHGLVIESKDGDFTLTQVNAYNETEKMPQCDVVVVALKTTQNHLLPKLLPPIVKDDGVVLVLQNGLGVEEEVAQIVDRVRVIGGLCFLCSNKVGPGHIRHLDYGQITLGEYTANYSPAGITQRMQQIAADFASADISIELTEDLLLGRWKKLVWNIPYNGLSVILNARTDELMADIHTHQLVEQLMFEVIAGSLGSGRIIPNSFIQTMLDYTVKMKPYRTSMKIDYDERRPLEVEAIFGAPLRKAQAAGVNLPLITCVYQQLKFLDARSSAMLSSKYVPDFNTR, from the coding sequence ATGTCCGAGCTTAGATACGCCATCCTGGGAACTGGTGCATTAGGTGGGTTTTATGGTGCCAAGCTGCAAAAAGCTGGTTTGGATGTCCACTATTTGCTGAAAAGTGATTACGAACAGGTCAGCAAACATGGTTTAGTCATTGAGTCCAAAGACGGTGACTTCACCCTAACTCAAGTCAACGCTTACAACGAGACAGAAAAGATGCCACAATGCGATGTGGTGGTCGTAGCACTGAAGACGACACAAAACCATTTACTGCCGAAGCTGTTACCACCTATCGTTAAAGATGATGGGGTGGTGTTGGTATTGCAGAATGGACTGGGAGTTGAAGAAGAAGTTGCCCAAATTGTTGATAGGGTAAGGGTTATCGGTGGGTTGTGCTTTCTGTGTTCCAATAAAGTAGGGCCAGGACATATCCGCCATCTAGATTATGGACAGATTACCTTGGGAGAATATACCGCTAACTATTCTCCTGCGGGGATAACACAGAGGATGCAGCAAATAGCCGCTGATTTTGCTAGTGCTGATATTTCTATAGAATTAACAGAAGACTTACTACTAGGGAGATGGAAAAAACTGGTGTGGAATATCCCCTACAATGGACTATCTGTGATTCTCAACGCTAGAACTGATGAATTAATGGCAGATATCCACACCCACCAATTAGTTGAACAGTTGATGTTTGAAGTCATAGCGGGGTCTTTGGGTTCTGGACGTATCATCCCCAATAGCTTCATTCAAACAATGCTTGATTACACTGTCAAGATGAAGCCTTACCGCACCAGCATGAAAATTGATTATGATGAACGCCGTCCCTTGGAAGTAGAAGCGATTTTTGGCGCCCCATTGCGAAAAGCGCAAGCTGCGGGTGTGAATTTACCCCTGATTACCTGTGTCTATCAGCAACTGAAGTTTCTGGATGCTAGAAGTTCAGCGATGCTGAGTTCCAAATACGTCCCAGATTTTAACACCCGATAA
- a CDS encoding DUF1823 family protein, whose translation MSNLPPLNTETIWAILNEQLDDTTVNQLVWYYLGYRYDASTETWDNSEVTPEWRDEYPQPPDFIDSRPATVKLTRSIPTENKQVLKEKLGFKGYKIGEFGPRQTRRATAANWLFSYLQQTEAI comes from the coding sequence ATGTCTAACTTACCACCACTCAATACCGAAACAATTTGGGCAATTCTCAACGAACAACTTGATGATACCACAGTCAATCAGTTGGTATGGTACTACTTAGGTTATCGCTACGATGCCTCAACTGAAACATGGGATAATAGTGAAGTAACACCAGAATGGCGGGATGAGTACCCACAACCACCTGATTTTATTGATAGTCGCCCCGCAACTGTCAAGTTGACTCGTTCGATTCCTACGGAGAATAAACAAGTACTCAAAGAAAAGCTGGGTTTCAAAGGTTACAAAATCGGGGAATTCGGACCTCGGCAAACTCGCAGAGCTACAGCAGCTAATTGGTTATTTAGCTATCTACAGCAAACTGAAGCTATTTAG
- a CDS encoding 3-deoxy-7-phosphoheptulonate synthase gives MHHPLFDINIQNSHVLLTPKEVKTKLPLTKSAENTVLQSRKELEQILDFQDRRKFIVVGPCSIHDPKAALEYSDKLKTLAQKVENKLLLIMRVYFEKPRTTVGWKGLINDPEMDDSFHVEDGLLLARSLLIQIAELGLPAATEALDPIIPQYISELIAWSAIGARTTESQTHREMASGLSMPVGFKNGTDGNIQVALNALQSASKPHNFLGINQNGQVSVFQTKGNAYGHVILRGGNQPNFDAENVTFVEEKLKEAKLQPRIVIDCSHGNTNKDYKLQSSVLENVIQQIVDGNTSIVGMMLESNLYAGNQPINCKKEELKYGVSVTDKCISWEETERIILAAYEKLK, from the coding sequence ATGCATCACCCATTATTTGATATAAACATCCAGAATTCTCACGTTTTATTAACTCCAAAAGAAGTTAAAACAAAATTACCTTTAACTAAATCGGCTGAAAATACAGTTTTGCAATCTAGGAAGGAACTAGAACAAATACTAGATTTTCAGGATAGAAGAAAATTTATTGTAGTAGGTCCATGCTCAATCCATGATCCAAAAGCAGCGCTGGAATATTCAGACAAACTGAAGACTTTAGCCCAAAAAGTCGAGAATAAGCTGCTGTTAATCATGCGGGTATACTTTGAAAAACCAAGAACAACGGTAGGGTGGAAAGGATTAATTAATGATCCAGAAATGGATGATTCTTTCCATGTAGAAGATGGGTTATTACTTGCCCGTAGCCTACTGATACAAATTGCTGAATTAGGATTACCTGCTGCTACAGAAGCCCTAGATCCAATCATACCACAGTACATTAGTGAATTGATTGCATGGTCGGCAATTGGCGCCCGCACGACAGAATCACAAACTCACCGAGAAATGGCCAGTGGACTTTCGATGCCTGTGGGGTTTAAAAACGGCACAGATGGTAATATCCAAGTGGCTTTAAATGCCCTACAATCTGCGAGCAAACCTCACAATTTTTTGGGAATAAATCAAAACGGACAAGTCAGCGTATTTCAAACTAAAGGTAATGCCTATGGGCATGTTATTTTAAGGGGTGGTAATCAACCTAACTTTGATGCTGAAAATGTCACATTTGTGGAAGAAAAACTCAAAGAAGCAAAGTTACAACCAAGAATTGTCATCGACTGTAGTCATGGCAATACAAATAAAGATTACAAATTACAATCTTCCGTATTGGAAAATGTTATTCAACAAATAGTAGATGGCAATACATCAATAGTTGGCATGATGCTGGAATCGAATTTGTATGCAGGTAATCAACCAATTAATTGTAAAAAAGAGGAATTAAAGTATGGTGTTTCCGTGACTGACAAATGTATTAGCTGGGAGGAAACAGAAAGAATAATTTTAGCAGCATATGAGAAGCTGAAATAA
- the miaA gene encoding tRNA (adenosine(37)-N6)-dimethylallyltransferase MiaA yields the protein MTKLIVICGATATGKSGLGLALAMQLSSVILSADSRQVYREFDIGTAKPTVAEQKLVPHYLIDICAPTTMMTLADYQQKTQALIASISTSPLLLVGGTGLYIRSIVQGMKIPRVGPQKELRSQLESLGQATLYPILQQVDPVAAQKIHAHDLVRTLRALEVYYVTGYPISAQQGENPPDYPILQIGLDCDPERLECRIHRRTEQMIADGLVAEVEYLCEKYGADLPLLNTLGYQEIKQYLVGETSLEKAQELVVLHTRQFAKRQRTWFRAYPQIEWFDVDNPDLLEQVWQRVNEFINN from the coding sequence ATGACTAAATTAATTGTGATTTGTGGGGCTACGGCGACGGGTAAGTCTGGGTTAGGATTGGCTTTGGCTATGCAGTTGAGTTCTGTGATTCTCAGTGCCGATTCTCGACAAGTATATCGTGAGTTTGATATTGGTACGGCTAAACCAACTGTGGCAGAACAAAAATTAGTACCACATTATTTAATTGATATCTGCGCTCCTACAACCATGATGACATTAGCAGATTACCAGCAGAAAACACAAGCGCTAATAGCTTCAATTTCTACTTCCCCACTGTTATTAGTTGGGGGAACTGGTTTATATATACGCTCGATTGTCCAAGGGATGAAAATTCCCAGGGTCGGACCGCAAAAAGAATTGCGATCGCAACTCGAATCTCTTGGTCAAGCTACTCTTTACCCTATATTGCAACAAGTTGATCCGGTTGCAGCACAAAAAATTCATGCTCATGATCTAGTGCGGACTTTAAGGGCTTTAGAGGTATATTATGTCACGGGATATCCAATTTCCGCACAACAAGGCGAGAATCCACCGGATTATCCGATTTTGCAAATTGGCTTAGACTGTGATCCTGAACGGTTAGAATGTCGCATTCACAGGCGTACTGAACAGATGATAGCAGATGGTTTGGTCGCTGAGGTAGAGTATTTGTGTGAAAAATATGGCGCTGATTTGCCATTGTTGAATACTTTGGGTTATCAAGAAATTAAGCAATATCTGGTAGGAGAAACTTCTTTGGAGAAAGCGCAGGAATTAGTAGTTTTGCATACCCGACAATTTGCCAAGCGACAACGTACTTGGTTTCGCGCATATCCCCAAATTGAGTGGTTTGATGTGGATAATCCTGATTTATTAGAGCAGGTTTGGCAGCGAGTAAATGAGTTTATTAATAACTAA
- the gyrB gene encoding DNA topoisomerase (ATP-hydrolyzing) subunit B: MTSSYSADQIQVLEGLEAVRKRPGMYIGTTGPRGLHHLVYEVVDNSVDEALAGYCTHVEVDLNADGSCTVQDDGRGIPTDIHPKTGKSALETVLTVLHAGGKFGGGGYKVSGGLHGVGISVVNALSEIVEVTVWRDKKVHVQRYERGVPVTELEAKPYKEARTGTSVSFKPDEQIFSTGIEFDYITLAGRLRELAYLNAGVKITFTDHRLELLKSDTPKVEIYEYRGGIKEYIAYMNREKQPLHEEIIYVQGERNNVQVEVALQWCTDAYTDNVLGFANNIRTVDGGTHLEGLKAVLTRTLNTIARKRNKIKESEPNLSGEHVREGLTAVISVKVPDPEFEGQTKTKLGNTEVRGIVDSLVGEVLTEYLEFHPSIADAVLDKAIQAFKAAEAARHARELVRRKSVLESSPLPGKLADCSSRDPSESEIFIVEGDSAGGSAKQGRDRRTQAILPLRGKILNIEKTDDAKIYKNNEVQALITALGLGVKGDEFDATQLRYHRIVIMTDADVDGAHIRTLLLTFFYRYQRALIEQGFIYIACPPLYKLERGRNHDYCYSDRELQQKIATFPSNANYTIQRFKGLGEMMPEQLWTTTMNPETRKMKQVEIEDAAEADRIFTILMGDRVAPRREFIETYGSKLNLTELDI, encoded by the coding sequence ATGACGAGCAGTTACAGTGCCGATCAGATTCAAGTTCTGGAAGGTCTGGAAGCCGTCCGCAAACGACCAGGAATGTACATCGGTACCACGGGTCCGCGAGGCCTCCATCATTTAGTTTACGAGGTGGTGGATAACTCGGTTGATGAGGCTTTGGCAGGTTATTGCACCCATGTAGAGGTGGATCTCAACGCAGATGGTTCTTGTACTGTACAAGATGACGGACGGGGGATTCCTACGGATATTCACCCAAAAACAGGCAAATCGGCCTTAGAAACTGTGTTGACCGTACTCCACGCTGGGGGTAAGTTTGGCGGTGGTGGCTACAAGGTTTCTGGAGGTTTGCACGGGGTTGGGATTTCTGTAGTTAACGCCCTATCAGAAATTGTCGAAGTTACTGTCTGGCGAGATAAAAAGGTGCATGTTCAGCGTTATGAACGGGGTGTCCCTGTGACGGAACTGGAAGCCAAGCCTTACAAAGAAGCCAGAACCGGAACCTCTGTCAGCTTCAAGCCTGATGAGCAAATTTTTAGCACTGGCATTGAGTTTGATTACATTACTTTAGCAGGTCGCCTGCGCGAGTTGGCGTATTTAAATGCTGGTGTCAAAATTACCTTTACTGACCACCGTCTCGAATTACTAAAAAGCGATACACCCAAGGTAGAAATCTACGAGTACAGGGGCGGTATTAAGGAATATATCGCCTACATGAACCGTGAGAAGCAACCACTGCATGAAGAAATTATCTATGTGCAGGGGGAACGGAACAATGTACAAGTAGAAGTGGCTTTGCAGTGGTGTACTGATGCCTATACAGACAATGTACTGGGTTTTGCCAATAATATTCGCACAGTTGATGGTGGTACTCACCTTGAAGGCTTGAAGGCGGTTCTCACTCGCACATTAAATACCATCGCCCGCAAACGGAATAAAATTAAAGAAAGTGAACCTAACCTCAGTGGGGAACACGTCCGCGAAGGTTTAACAGCAGTTATTTCTGTCAAAGTCCCCGATCCGGAATTTGAAGGACAAACCAAAACCAAACTTGGTAACACTGAAGTCCGGGGAATTGTCGATTCTCTTGTGGGCGAAGTTCTCACCGAGTATCTAGAATTTCACCCTAGTATTGCTGATGCAGTCCTCGACAAAGCCATCCAAGCCTTTAAAGCCGCAGAAGCCGCCCGTCATGCGCGGGAATTAGTCAGGCGCAAATCGGTGCTGGAATCTTCCCCATTACCCGGTAAATTGGCTGATTGCAGTTCGCGAGACCCCAGTGAATCCGAGATCTTCATCGTCGAAGGCGATTCAGCGGGCGGTAGCGCCAAACAAGGACGCGATCGCCGTACCCAAGCTATTCTCCCCCTACGTGGTAAAATCCTCAATATCGAGAAAACTGACGACGCCAAGATTTATAAAAATAACGAAGTCCAAGCGTTAATTACAGCACTTGGTTTGGGCGTCAAAGGCGATGAATTCGATGCCACCCAACTACGCTATCATCGTATCGTCATCATGACCGACGCTGACGTAGATGGAGCGCATATCCGTACACTGTTGTTAACTTTCTTCTATCGGTATCAGCGGGCGCTCATCGAACAGGGCTTTATCTATATTGCTTGTCCCCCATTATATAAGTTAGAAAGGGGTCGCAATCATGATTACTGCTATAGCGATCGCGAATTACAACAAAAAATTGCCACCTTTCCCAGCAATGCCAACTATACCATCCAACGCTTCAAAGGTTTGGGCGAAATGATGCCAGAACAACTCTGGACAACCACCATGAACCCAGAAACTCGCAAAATGAAGCAAGTGGAAATCGAGGATGCAGCCGAAGCTGATCGCATTTTTACCATTTTAATGGGCGATCGCGTCGCACCTAGGCGCGAATTTATCGAAACCTACGGTTCTAAACTCAATTTAACGGAACTAGATATCTAA